CAGCATGATTTTACAGTGGTGGGTGGGGTACTTACTTCAGTCTGGGTCCAGTCCAATTGCAACTTTGACTTGATGGATTACTGTATATGGATCCAGAGGTACTGAGTCATACTTCACTGGTTAGAAGTATTGAATCTGATGTACATTTTGACTGGATTCAacaattgtgttttttatgacCACTATTGGCATGAATTGCATGTCTTGTGATTGTGTGAAGATGCAGTTcccaaagaaaatgagaaaatttcagaaaatattAACTTCATCCTGGAACcttgaaaacacattcagtgaTCATGAAACAGGagtttctgtctgtatgtcatTGCAGGTGAAGTTGGCCAGCCAGCGTCTCCCTGGTCTCCAGGCTGTGGTTGAAAACATAACGGCCCGGCTGGAGCCTCACCAGTACCTGCACAACCAGGGCCTGTACACGGCCTTGTCTCTGCGCGTGCTGGGTGAGGAGCTCAGCCAGCTGGAGACAGATGTTGGTGCCATCCACAGCCAACTTAACAATGCCCAAACACAGAAACTCTCCAAAGAGGTACAGCAGAACATGAAGTCACTAAAATGATCCCTGAAGTTGTTGAGCAACAGCCTACACGAGTAACATGAAGTCAAACTTTTCCAAATACTGTGTCTGTGAACCCACTGACATAGTGTGAAGAAGTTAAATAAGAGGATCTAACCTGTCCGtaaacaatgttttaaattTGCATGTGTTAGGTGGACAAATTGCGTACAGATGTGGACAAGATGCAAGTGTCAGACATAATTAACATTAAGAGCGTCAAAGAGAGACTACGCTACCTGAAGAACACTGCCGAGTCCTGCAAGTCAATCCCCAAAGATTTCagaggtaagtgtgtgtgtgtgtgtgtgtgtgtgtgtgtgtgtgtgtgtgtgtgtgtgtgtgtgtgtgtgtgtgtgttctatgaAGAACCAAGTAATTTGCCTGTTTGTCAATTAAACAACTGAGCAGTCAAATTGTTGTTGAACCATTAAACAGTTATATGGAGATAACGATCTTTAAAAAAGTAACCTCAGgttttaaactctattctttACATACTGATTGTAAATGTAAGTAAGTTTGTTTGAACGGATGCATCTTGTTGTCACTGACAATTTGAAACAACGGTTCTCAAACTATGGGTTCAGTttttctaccttttttttttttttttggtcttatGCAGACTGATTGAATTCCTGCAGGCAGTACCCAGGCTAGAATCAAACACCAATAAGCACTAAAGCAGTGAAAACATTTCCCAACCTCCAAACAGAGTGTAATAATTTAGACTGTCCTGTACATCATCTGATATTCAGActcttctcatctctctgtttccagGCATAGGCAGGTACTGCTTCAAGGGTCTGATGGCCAACATTAGCGATCCTGTCATGACTAAGGTCAGTCCCTATGGTAAAAGCTACATCTCTGGTTCGTGGGGCAAACAGGCAAAGATGGACAGTGAGGGGCAGAAGAACAGCTACTGGGTTCAGCCTATGCTCAGCAGCAACATCTACAGCAACTCCCTGCGTGTATACCAAACCTATGAAGACTTCATGGCCTCTGTCAACCACAGAGACTTTACCATCACTTCATCCTTTAGTGATACCAACACCATTGAGGGTCCCAGTGCTGTTCTATATGGTGAAGCACTGTACTATCACTGTTACCGCTCTGCAGACATCTGCCGCTTCGACCTGAAAAGCAACACTATTAAACGGGTGACACTTCCTGGCATCGGTGTGGGTTTCAACAACAAATTCCCGTATTGTTATTATGACTGCCGCGCTAATAGTGATGTGGATGTGGAGGTAGATGAGATGGGACTATGGGCCCTCTATGCCACTGTTGGCAACCATGGTAATCTAGTGGTGAGCCAGCTAGTTTGGGACAGCGAGGCTGAGACACTCAATGTCACACAAA
This sequence is a window from Chaetodon trifascialis isolate fChaTrf1 chromosome 10, fChaTrf1.hap1, whole genome shotgun sequence. Protein-coding genes within it:
- the LOC139337800 gene encoding olfactomedin-like isoform X2, whose protein sequence is MLLLLLLLMLSPGDGQAQRVSGQKRDDSCVCPVDANLWSFPAVKYETVLQQVESCGGSLKTLQEQVKLASQRLPGLQAVVENITARLEPHQYLHNQGLYTALSLRVLGEELSQLETDVGAIHSQLNNAQTQKLSKEVDKLRTDVDKMQVSDIINIKSVKERLRYLKNTAESCKSIPKDFRGKCRYCFKGLMANISDPVMTKVSPYGKSYISGSWGKQAKMDSEGQKNSYWVQPMLSSNIYSNSLRVYQTYEDFMASVNHRDFTITSSFSDTNTIEGPSAVLYGEALYYHCYRSADICRFDLKSNTIKRVTLPGIGVGFNNKFPYCYYDCRANSDVDVEVDEMGLWALYATVGNHGNLVVSQLVWDSEAETLNVTQTWETRLFKKAVSNAFMVCGVMYATRYVDEYREEVFYAFNTATGREDNSLALPLEKVSKGVASLSYNPTNKHIYMYNDGYLLAYQAHF
- the LOC139337800 gene encoding olfactomedin-like isoform X1, which codes for MLLLLLLLMLSPGDGQAQRVSGQKRDDSCVCPVDANLWSFPAVKYETVLQQVESCGGSLKTLQEQVKLASQRLPGLQAVVENITARLEPHQYLHNQGLYTALSLRVLGEELSQLETDVGAIHSQLNNAQTQKLSKEVDKLRTDVDKMQVSDIINIKSVKERLRYLKNTAESCKSIPKDFRGIGRYCFKGLMANISDPVMTKVSPYGKSYISGSWGKQAKMDSEGQKNSYWVQPMLSSNIYSNSLRVYQTYEDFMASVNHRDFTITSSFSDTNTIEGPSAVLYGEALYYHCYRSADICRFDLKSNTIKRVTLPGIGVGFNNKFPYCYYDCRANSDVDVEVDEMGLWALYATVGNHGNLVVSQLVWDSEAETLNVTQTWETRLFKKAVSNAFMVCGVMYATRYVDEYREEVFYAFNTATGREDNSLALPLEKVSKGVASLSYNPTNKHIYMYNDGYLLAYQAHF